From Novosphingobium sp. 9, the proteins below share one genomic window:
- a CDS encoding TonB-dependent receptor domain-containing protein, translating into MKSVTRVLLSTTCITGLLLVPAIAQAQDAAATTTSVATGSDDGVDTSEGIVVTGSRINRPNSTAAAPITSVTSDAIHAQAAVNIEEVLNRMPQIAPDSQQGYQDSDGRQRIKLRNLGFERTLVLVDGKRLGTMNGEDVGMIPTALIKQVDVLTGGASAVYGSDAVAGVVNFIMDDDFQGVQLNANYNFYLHNNKAGIVSKTAAAYGFDQPATGMTADGGRADISLTAGTKLFDDRLHISGYVDYRKASLVRYSQRETSGCQLAQTGDGPLSCTTSSYTPLGYVSPLSGANAGNTYVNNPDGSGTFLPYSDEYAANPYDGYSLQRADQRVNAGGFLKYEISDAATIYANAMWFHDKSTNPYPARIYSYTAFGSDPYQISCNNPLLSASQATTLCGSAAGTNTTVPTELRYRLGNVSDLDDVYINDGLRISGGVRGDIGHGWSYDVGGVYAHNKNQYQWAMPSWTRLNQALDVVQNSDGSYACASGVSGCLPLDPFNANSSLNTQAAFDWVAAGQYEKWTTTTSLYDAIGTLQGDLGTYGIKSPWADDGIAIAVSGEYRKDTLQGRYNDVWVEYNGGTDSNLAQSVWEGMVELQAPVIEHKPFADLLQFNGAYRVSKYSSNPSAFSTWKFEAVWSPIHDITLRGSINRAQRAPTVVEQSQASNSSYGRVTTAFSDFCAPTVTYTTGADGQQVPVYGAPVASEAVCAATGLSADKYGSATLLCPTDVGCTYKSGGFTVDPETAYTKTIGVVLRPSFLPGLTVSADRFMIDLNDSIGYNDYSYFANGCLATASDFFCSMFVRNSDGTLYSDPATNPTSGYIRQGTTNYYKSKSHGWDFQAQYALPLGRAGKLDFDFAGSLTTLAGGQDSPILAKYNCAGYYGGSCGQLIPKWSHTLRTTYTTDDKFFSASLNWRFIGPLTNVTNSGKTSLGWSEATERTTYYHIPAYNYFDLALAFRVTEKYSLRFSVNNLFDKAPPIVPNSYNYALSRNNTLSARYDSLGRQVAVSTTVNF; encoded by the coding sequence ATGAAGTCGGTGACAAGAGTGCTGCTGAGTACCACCTGCATAACAGGACTGCTGCTGGTGCCCGCGATTGCGCAGGCACAGGATGCTGCCGCCACCACCACGTCCGTTGCGACCGGCAGCGATGACGGCGTGGACACTTCGGAAGGCATCGTCGTCACCGGCAGCCGCATCAACCGCCCGAACTCCACGGCAGCAGCCCCGATCACCTCGGTGACGTCGGATGCGATCCACGCGCAGGCGGCGGTGAACATCGAGGAAGTGCTGAACCGCATGCCGCAGATCGCGCCTGACAGCCAGCAGGGCTATCAGGATTCGGACGGTCGCCAGCGCATCAAGCTGCGTAACCTCGGCTTCGAGCGCACGCTCGTTCTCGTCGATGGCAAGCGTCTTGGCACCATGAACGGCGAAGACGTGGGCATGATCCCCACCGCGCTGATCAAGCAGGTCGACGTGCTGACTGGCGGTGCTTCGGCCGTCTATGGTTCGGACGCCGTGGCCGGTGTCGTCAACTTCATCATGGATGACGATTTCCAGGGTGTTCAGCTCAACGCGAACTACAACTTCTACCTGCACAACAACAAGGCCGGCATCGTTAGCAAGACGGCGGCGGCTTATGGTTTCGACCAGCCTGCCACCGGCATGACCGCAGATGGCGGCCGCGCCGATATCTCGCTGACGGCTGGCACCAAGCTGTTCGACGATCGCCTGCACATTTCGGGTTACGTCGATTACCGCAAGGCGAGCCTTGTGCGCTATTCGCAGCGCGAGACCTCGGGCTGCCAGCTGGCACAGACCGGTGACGGCCCGCTGAGCTGCACCACGTCATCCTACACGCCGCTGGGTTATGTCTCGCCGCTCTCGGGCGCGAATGCGGGCAACACGTACGTCAACAATCCCGATGGCAGCGGCACCTTCCTGCCCTACTCGGACGAATACGCGGCCAACCCGTATGACGGTTATTCGCTGCAGCGCGCCGATCAGCGCGTCAACGCCGGCGGCTTCCTGAAGTACGAAATCTCCGACGCCGCAACGATCTATGCCAACGCGATGTGGTTCCACGACAAGTCGACGAACCCCTACCCCGCGCGCATCTACAGCTACACCGCCTTCGGTTCCGATCCGTATCAGATCAGCTGCAACAATCCGCTGCTCTCGGCCTCGCAGGCGACCACGCTGTGCGGCAGCGCGGCAGGCACCAACACCACCGTACCGACGGAACTGCGCTATCGCCTTGGCAATGTGAGCGACCTTGATGACGTCTACATCAATGACGGTCTGCGCATTTCCGGCGGTGTACGCGGCGATATCGGCCATGGCTGGAGCTACGATGTGGGCGGCGTCTATGCCCACAACAAGAACCAGTATCAGTGGGCCATGCCGAGCTGGACCCGCCTGAACCAGGCGCTCGACGTCGTGCAGAATTCGGATGGCAGCTATGCCTGCGCCTCGGGCGTCAGCGGCTGTCTGCCGCTTGATCCGTTCAACGCCAACTCCTCGCTGAACACGCAGGCCGCGTTCGATTGGGTCGCTGCCGGACAGTACGAGAAGTGGACGACGACCACCTCGCTCTACGATGCGATCGGCACGCTGCAGGGCGACCTCGGAACCTACGGGATCAAGAGCCCCTGGGCGGATGACGGCATCGCTATCGCGGTCAGCGGCGAATATCGCAAGGACACGCTGCAGGGTCGCTACAACGACGTGTGGGTCGAATATAACGGCGGCACCGACAGCAATCTTGCGCAGAGCGTGTGGGAAGGCATGGTCGAGCTGCAGGCACCGGTCATCGAGCACAAGCCGTTCGCAGACCTGCTGCAATTCAACGGCGCCTATCGTGTGTCGAAGTACTCCAGCAACCCCTCGGCGTTCTCGACCTGGAAGTTCGAGGCCGTGTGGTCGCCGATCCACGACATCACCCTGCGCGGCTCGATCAACCGCGCCCAGCGTGCGCCGACCGTGGTCGAACAGAGCCAGGCGAGCAATTCCAGCTATGGCCGCGTGACCACGGCGTTCAGCGATTTCTGCGCCCCGACCGTCACCTACACCACCGGCGCGGATGGCCAGCAGGTTCCCGTCTACGGTGCGCCCGTTGCCTCGGAAGCCGTCTGCGCGGCGACCGGGCTTTCGGCGGACAAATACGGCAGCGCGACGCTGCTGTGCCCGACCGACGTCGGCTGTACGTACAAGAGCGGCGGCTTCACCGTCGATCCCGAAACGGCCTATACCAAGACCATCGGTGTGGTCCTGCGTCCCAGCTTCCTGCCGGGTCTGACCGTTTCGGCCGACCGCTTCATGATCGATCTCAACGATTCGATCGGCTACAACGACTACTCGTACTTCGCGAACGGTTGCCTTGCGACCGCCAGCGATTTCTTCTGCTCGATGTTCGTGCGTAATTCGGACGGTACGCTTTACAGCGATCCGGCCACCAACCCGACCAGCGGCTATATCCGCCAGGGCACCACGAACTACTACAAGAGCAAGTCGCACGGCTGGGATTTCCAGGCCCAGTATGCGCTGCCGCTGGGCCGCGCAGGCAAGCTGGACTTCGACTTCGCCGGGTCGCTCACCACGCTGGCGGGCGGTCAGGATTCGCCGATCCTCGCGAAGTACAACTGCGCTGGTTACTACGGTGGCTCGTGCGGTCAGTTGATCCCGAAGTGGTCGCACACCCTGCGCACCACCTACACGACCGACGACAAGTTCTTCTCGGCTTCGCTCAACTGGCGCTTCATCGGTCCGCTCACCAACGTCACCAACTCGGGCAAGACCAGCCTGGGCTGGAGCGAAGCGACCGAGCGTACCACGTACTACCATATCCCGGCGTACAACTACTTCGACCTGGCGCTGGCCTTCCGCGTCACCGAGAAGTACTCGCTGCGCTTCTCGGTCAACAACCTATTCGACAAGGCGCCGCCGATCGTGCCGAACTCGTACAACTATGCGCTGTCGCGCAACAACACGCTGTCGGCCCGCTATGACTCGCTGGGCCGTCAGGTTGCCGTGAGCACCACCGTCAACTTCTGA
- a CDS encoding threonine aldolase family protein, whose protein sequence is MTTNTSSPCRDQQFASDNYAGICPEALAAMNEANSGSAVAYGDDEWTHRAADAFRALFGADGEVFFVFNGTAANSLALASLCQSYHSVICASSAHVETDECGAPEFFSNGSKLLVAPADDGKLTPQAIRTLATSRSDIHFPKPRVVTITQPTETGQVYTVEEIKAISAVCHELGLKLHMDGARFAHACAALDCAPADISWKAGIDVLCFGGTKNGMAVGEAIIYFDRALAADFDYRCKQAGQLASKMRFLSAPWIGLIESGAWLRNAAHGNACAERLAQQVADLPGLSLKFEVQANSVFLEAPAEVLDALRARGWRFYTFIGGSARFMFAWDTREECVDTLANDLRDIVLNETAALA, encoded by the coding sequence ATGACGACGAATACTTCTTCCCCCTGCCGCGACCAGCAGTTCGCGAGCGACAACTATGCCGGGATCTGTCCCGAAGCGCTCGCCGCGATGAACGAGGCGAACAGCGGTTCTGCGGTCGCCTATGGCGATGACGAGTGGACCCACCGCGCTGCCGACGCCTTTCGCGCGCTGTTCGGCGCCGATGGAGAGGTGTTCTTCGTCTTCAATGGAACGGCGGCCAACTCGCTGGCGCTGGCCTCGCTTTGCCAGTCCTACCACAGCGTGATCTGCGCCTCGTCAGCCCACGTCGAGACCGACGAATGCGGCGCGCCGGAGTTCTTCTCGAACGGCTCCAAGCTGCTCGTCGCCCCGGCAGATGACGGCAAACTGACGCCACAGGCGATCCGCACGCTGGCGACCAGCCGCTCGGACATCCATTTCCCCAAGCCGCGCGTGGTTACGATCACCCAACCGACCGAGACCGGGCAGGTCTATACCGTCGAGGAGATCAAGGCGATCTCCGCCGTATGCCACGAACTGGGCCTTAAGCTGCACATGGACGGTGCCCGCTTCGCCCATGCCTGCGCCGCGCTGGACTGCGCGCCTGCCGATATCTCGTGGAAGGCAGGCATCGATGTGCTGTGCTTCGGCGGCACGAAGAACGGTATGGCGGTGGGCGAGGCGATTATCTACTTCGACCGCGCACTTGCCGCCGATTTCGATTACCGCTGCAAACAGGCAGGCCAGCTCGCCTCGAAGATGCGCTTTCTCTCGGCGCCGTGGATCGGCCTGATCGAAAGTGGGGCGTGGCTGCGCAACGCGGCCCATGGCAATGCCTGCGCCGAAAGGCTGGCACAGCAGGTCGCCGACCTTCCGGGCCTGTCGCTGAAGTTCGAAGTGCAGGCCAACTCGGTGTTTCTGGAAGCACCGGCAGAGGTTCTCGATGCGCTGCGCGCGCGGGGATGGCGGTTCTACACGTTCATCGGCGGGAGCGCCCGCTTCATGTTCGCCTGGGACACGCGCGAGGAATGTGTCGACACCCTTGCCAACGACCTTCGCGACATCGTGCTGAACGAGACCGCGGCTCTGGCCTGA
- a CDS encoding ABCB family ABC transporter ATP-binding protein/permease has product MPPETPAARNTPARHDGWRTLTRFLPYLWPARGKGLRWRIVVACVFIVLSTAAQLALPYAMKWAVDLMGASGPKLVQLAMLAVLGYSAGRLVQTAFDNLRNMVFEKVGQDATRALAESVFAQLHQLSLRFHLARRTGEVTKTIERGTKSIDNMLYFMLFNIAPTILQLIVVAVIFYIDFGLPLVIATAISIAAYIWVTRTITEWRTALREKMNRLDGQALARAVDSLLNYETVKYFGAEAREEARYAQATREYTAAAVKSENSLGLLNIAQGVVINLLMALALAWTVWGWYQGRYSAGQLVFVQTYLTQLFRPLDMLGMVYRTIRQGLIDMAEMFRLLDTDVEVADRPGAPALIIREPSLAFENVVFGYDPGRTILKGLSFEVPAGQSYAIVGPSGAGKSTITRLLFRFYDPLSGRILIDGQDISQVTQASVRAAIGIVPQDSVLFNDTIGYNIGYGRDDTSQAEIEAAARGAALMDLIDRLPGRFDTEVGERGLKLSGGEKQRVAIARTLIKNPPILMLDEATSALDTRTEQDILTTLHRVSENRTSLTIAHRLSTIADADRILVLDQGRLAESGTHGELLREGGLYAQMWARQAAEAERLSEAAE; this is encoded by the coding sequence ATGCCGCCCGAAACGCCTGCTGCCCGAAACACCCCTGCCCGCCACGATGGCTGGCGCACGCTGACGCGATTCCTGCCCTATCTGTGGCCGGCACGCGGCAAGGGGCTGCGCTGGCGCATCGTCGTCGCCTGCGTGTTCATCGTGCTCTCCACCGCGGCGCAGCTGGCGCTGCCTTATGCGATGAAGTGGGCGGTGGACCTGATGGGCGCGAGCGGGCCGAAGCTGGTCCAGCTCGCGATGCTGGCGGTGCTGGGCTATTCCGCCGGACGACTGGTGCAGACCGCCTTCGACAACTTGCGCAACATGGTGTTCGAGAAGGTCGGGCAGGACGCCACCCGCGCACTGGCGGAAAGCGTCTTTGCACAGCTTCATCAGCTGTCGCTGCGCTTCCACCTTGCCCGGCGCACCGGCGAAGTCACCAAGACGATCGAGCGCGGCACCAAGAGCATCGACAACATGCTCTACTTCATGCTGTTCAACATCGCGCCCACGATCCTGCAACTGATCGTCGTGGCGGTGATCTTCTACATCGACTTCGGCCTCCCGCTGGTGATCGCCACGGCCATCTCCATCGCCGCCTATATCTGGGTGACGCGCACCATCACCGAATGGCGCACGGCGCTGCGCGAAAAGATGAACCGGCTCGACGGACAGGCACTGGCGCGCGCGGTGGATTCGCTGCTGAATTACGAGACGGTGAAGTACTTCGGCGCCGAAGCGCGCGAGGAAGCGCGCTATGCCCAGGCCACGCGCGAATATACCGCCGCTGCGGTGAAGAGCGAGAACTCGCTGGGGCTGCTCAACATCGCGCAAGGCGTGGTCATCAACCTGCTGATGGCGCTGGCGCTCGCGTGGACGGTGTGGGGCTGGTATCAGGGCCGCTATTCCGCCGGGCAACTGGTGTTCGTGCAGACCTATCTCACCCAGCTGTTCCGCCCGCTCGACATGCTGGGCATGGTCTATCGCACCATCCGGCAGGGCCTGATCGACATGGCCGAGATGTTCCGCCTGCTCGATACCGATGTCGAAGTGGCGGATCGTCCCGGCGCCCCGGCGCTCATCATTCGCGAACCCTCGCTGGCATTCGAGAACGTCGTGTTCGGCTACGATCCGGGCCGCACGATCCTCAAAGGCCTCTCGTTCGAGGTTCCGGCGGGCCAGAGCTACGCCATCGTCGGGCCATCGGGTGCGGGCAAGTCCACCATCACCCGGCTGCTGTTCCGCTTCTACGATCCGCTCTCGGGCCGCATCCTGATCGACGGGCAGGACATATCGCAGGTGACGCAGGCCTCTGTCCGCGCCGCCATCGGCATAGTTCCGCAGGATTCGGTGCTGTTCAACGACACCATCGGCTACAACATCGGCTATGGCCGCGACGACACCAGCCAGGCCGAGATCGAGGCGGCCGCGCGCGGGGCGGCGCTGATGGACCTGATCGACCGCCTACCCGGTCGCTTCGACACCGAAGTGGGCGAGCGCGGGCTCAAGCTGTCGGGCGGAGAGAAGCAGCGCGTCGCCATCGCCCGCACGCTGATCAAGAACCCGCCGATCCTGATGCTGGACGAGGCGACCAGCGCGCTCGACACCCGGACCGAACAGGATATCCTGACGACATTGCACCGCGTCTCGGAAAACCGCACCTCGCTGACCATAGCCCACCGCCTTTCGACCATCGCCGATGCCGACCGCATCCTCGTGCTCGATCAGGGCCGCCTTGCAGAAAGCGGCACCCATGGCGAACTGCTGCGCGAAGGCGGGCTCTATGCCCAGATGTGGGCGCGTCAGGCCGCCGAAGCAGAACGCTTGAGCGAGGCGGCGGAATAA